The DNA region TAGATATCCACCTTTAGTTGAGGACACTTGAAAGACTGCCAACACTGGACCattaatatttaacattattGTTATATTTGTTGTCTCCCTTCTAACACACAGAATGATCCATTGTACTCAATCATTTCTCACCATTTCCAAACTAACTTAATATTTGATGTAATTGTTGACTGCTGGTGTTGGGTTCCACAGGGAGCAGAAATGGGGTCTGAACACGTACCTGTACGCCCCCAAGGATGACTACAAACACAGGATGTACTGGAGGGACCTGTACACTGCTGAGGAGGCAGGTGAGTTTCACGCCTTCACATGCTCCCCGTGTTCACTGAATAAAACCCCAAATTTCACCCGACTCTTGGACCTGGAGGATGGCCTGAGATCACCTAGTAACTAGAAATGAATAAAACTGTAAGATAGACTCTGAGCAGACAATGAAActccttcctttttctttttttaatttaaattaaatgatgTGACAGATCTGACAATACTACTCAGGTATCAATATTTTCACCCATCTCATCAGGGATAGCTTTCATCTACCTCATGCATTCATATCCAATGAAGTATCTTGTCTGCGCGCACTTGTATCGAGACAGATGCAAAATTAAATAGCTTTGTTTTGGTGCAACAACTTCCTAATTGTGTACAATGGATTCAATAAGTTTAGATTAAATTTCATTCCCACCTCTGAATTTCAAAAATATCCTTCATACTTTATTGGTGGCATTCATAAGGCATACATAAAACACTAATGGACACTAATGTTCCGGAAAGATTAAAACAGTTTCTGAAACTAAAAATAACCTTAACTGGACCTGTATTCACATCATGGAGTGCATGTTGGCATCATGATCCTAATTCACAAActaatgttgtcaaaaatataaatttttcGAAACATGTTGCTGCGTTTTCTTGCctctttttattgtgaatgCCTAACAAACGTCATGCTATAGCTTATTTATATGtatctttttatatatatatataaaaatgtaaaattatatgCCCTCACTGTCAGTTTTTTCCCCATGGTACTGAAAATGCTATCGATTTTtccaattcaatttaattccaGGATTGTGACAACACAAATGCAAACTGAACCaaaaacaataacacacaccTACAAACTCAAACAAAGGATGTGGTCATTTCTAAACTGTAGTTATCAGCTTTTCTCATTTTATGTCAGTGTCATACCAAAGTCCCACTCTGAGTCATCATTATCTCCTCAGAGACATTGTGTAATTGCTCAGTTTGGAGCCTCTCCTTTGTTAATTAGGTGCATCTTATCAATAATGTTACTGAAGGGCAGTGACAATTTATCATGTCTTAATGACTCCAAGTGTGTATCAAAACATACACTCTCAGTGGACTTTGGGCCGTCACTTTCCCTTTGCAAATATTCAAGGCGTATTAATGTTGGATGTGGGGTgaacagaacagctgatttaaaTTTATTGTGGTGTTTTTGATGATCACAGACTTGAGAATCTACTCTTGGGTAGCCCACAAATGTCCTTATCGGTTGAGACTTATAGATTGGTTGGCATTGCTCAAATCTAATACTCCAAACTGGGAACCAGTGCATCATTTACTTCCCCTTAAAAACAgcattcatttaaaatattcCCTTAACTAAGAGAACagtatatttaatttattaccTCTTATCATTTCCCCAGAACAACTCATCGCCCTGATATCAGCAGCTAAACAGCACAACGTAGAGTTCATCTACGCGATCTCTCCCGGCCTGGACATTACTTTCTCCAACCCCAAAGAGGCTGCCGCCCTGAAGAGGAAACTGGATCAGGTTAGGACTTTGTGTGCAGAGATGAAAGGTGGGTGCATGAGAGATAATTTAATCTCAGCTATATCTAGCTTCATGGCTCTCTGAGGGTTTGATATGGTCACCACATTACTTTATATGAAACATGAAGCAGTAAATTAGAAGTGTTTGATACACTGTGAGATCAAGGGGCAACTGATGGCACGGATACTGATGCAGGAAGTAGGTTTAATTACTGGTAGAATAACTTTATAAGCCTAAACGAAAATTTGCTTTGACAGTTCACCTGTTGtgaaacaatctagattgattaAAAAGCACCACAGGTAACAGGAAAGATGTGTATTTTTgctttgggatgaactgtcccttttagaTCTCCAAACCCAAAGCTGTCCTGTCTCTCCCTCAGGTGAAGCAGTTTGGCTGCAGGTCCTTCTCTTTACTGTTTGATGACATTGAGACTGAGATGTGTCCAGCTGATAAGCAGGCCTTCAGCTCCTTCGCCCACGCTCAGGTGGCCATCACTAACGCGGTGTACCAGCACCTGGGAGACCCTGAGTACTTCCTCTTCTGTCCTACAGGTCAGGCAGTGGGGTTGGCCAACACTGTGGCTAAATGAACGAGCACAATGCggtttgttttgtaaaatgtctcaaatattattttgtccTGTTGAATACAGGGGAGTTTTAAGCATGTAAGCACTGTGTGCTCTCTTTTGCCACTGTCTTCCATCAATTGCACATGTTTTGTCCCTGTAACTCCAGATTACTGTGCTGCATTCTGCACTCCCACTGTGTCCCAGTCCTCTTACCTGCACACTGTGGGAGAGAAGCTGCTGCCTGGGATAGACATACTGTGGACTGGTAAGGCCGCACTGACCCAGAGCCAACACAGAAGTAGCCAAAGGTACAGTTTTATGATGCATATTTTTTGTACTCACTCTCCTATTTGTGTTATTTAGGCCCCAAAGTGGTATCCCACAAAATCTCTGTTGAGTCCATAGAAGAGGTGTCCTCCGTCCTGAAGAGGCCACCAGTCATATGGGACAATATCCATGCAAATGACTATGACCCACAAAGGCTCTTCCTCGGACCATACAAGGTCAGCTTCTGACTGTAATCtctgtttatatttataatttGAGATGTGTGCATCAGCTCCAATCTGATCTGTGTCCAGAAATAATTATATTAACATGATCTTGTCCTGTTAGGATCGTTCCACTGAGCTGATTCCCAAACTGAGAGGAGTGCTCACCAATCCCAACTGTGAGTTCTACCCAAACTTTGTGGCCATCCACACCTTGGCTACATGGTGCAAAGCAACCCCTgatggaggacagagggatgtagAGATGGGTGAGTGCACAGTTTTTCTTGAAATGTAATGTACAACTCTCAGTGCTGCCTTTTCATTACATCTAGCAGCTTTGGCGTAGACGCAGAACAGCCCAGCTCAAATGTGACTTAAACAATACACCAGTATAACTATAGTGATCATGGGGAAGGAGATGGGGTGTGTCCTATTTAGATAAATAAGCTCCTCCCCTAATCACGTACATGCATAAAGACAGGAATATGTTGCTGAAATGTCACATTATACAAAGCGTGTGCAGGTTTccagttttaaagtgtttttttttaaacagtactAGCATGAACAAAGACCAGTGGCTGCTTGAAATTTTTAGAAAATGGTTGACACAGCCATGGGCAGTTTATGAAATAATGCGACCCTGGGCACAAACATGCAGAAGGCCctaccacctctcctacacaggagcaagacattgttgttttatatctctttgttgtcaagcagtgtttctttgaggtaatttcttTGTACTTTTTGtagctttgtgtctctttgtggttgttttgtgtctctttcttgtCATCTTGTGtatctttgaggtaattttgtgtattttttgtagtattgtgtctctttctagtgattttgtgtctctttgaagtaatcatgtgtattttttatttttatttttacagttttgtgtctctttgaggtaattttgtgtgggttttttgggggggtatTTTGTGTCTGGATGTTTTGCCCCCTTTTGCAGTTATTTTGcctctctttgtggtctttttgtgtctctttgttgtaatttttgtCTTGCTGATCTGTACGTCTTAACTTGAATGACAGTTTACGGGTGACCTCCATGGACACAGCTTCGTTGCTAAGTGTACTGAAATTCTGACTTTTCTTGAGATACTAAACACGGAATGGAATCTGAAACTAGTGACACAGACAGGTGGATAATAGTTATAGAGGCAGAAGCCTGAAATATATAATATCTTTGGAAATGTGGATTCTGTGCAATGTCTCAATGTGTCTGACCTCCATCAGCTGGTGATGAGGAGCAGGACCCCTTCTACAGCCCCCAGAAAGCCCTGACCCTGGCCCTCACTGACTGGCTGCAGGAGTTTCTGAGCACTGATCAACCTGGAGGTATGAAAAAATACTTTTCATTAAACCACAAACAGTGGCAGGGGTGGAAGGCAGAGATGGGGTGGGAATCACATCCAGGCAACATGTGCCATCATTGTCCACGTCTCTCCAGGTCGTCCTTCAACTCGTCTCAAGAAGGAGTCGTCAGATGAGGAGCCCATGCAGACAGACATGGGAGAGAGCTCCTACATTCCTGGACCTGGGGAGAACCCGCTGTACACAGCAGAGCCTCTGACCCTGGATGACCTGAAGCTGCTGTCGGACCTCTTCTACCTGCCGTACGAACACGGGGCAACAGCCAGGACCATGCTGCAGGAGCTGGACTGGCTCAAGACCCACAGTTGGGATGCCGCTGCAGAAACAGACAAGGTAGTGTTGCATGTTTGAGACTTTTTTCTCCACAGCAGATGATGTTGTGAACAATGTTCTTCATCATCTAAATATATGCTTAAACACAGTTTTCCCAGAGTGTTGAGTGGCGTTCGAGAGCACAGCGTTTTGATGACATGTGCGAAGCAGTGGTGCAGATGTTCAATCGTCTGTCCAATGCCCCCAACCGCAGCATTCTGTACGACCTCTACAACTACATCTGTGACATCAAGAGTGGGGTTGGCTTGGCTCGAGCCTACATTAAAACACTCGGTAAGACAATCCAGATCTTCTAATGTTCATCAAACCACACAGGCTTGTTTGTAAAAGGTTAGTTGTGTTTCATTATGTTGCTCATCTTTACCCACATTTATAACAAATTTTAATCCGTACTTATTtttagtcagtgtattacctacagtagatgtctaTCGACAcaccctcagtttggagaagcaggcaggagtactgccatggaagctaagcaatgtactgctgtggaaggGCGGAGTGGCAAACCTTAtttagccatctaaaaaaaGGCCCAactaaaaaatatcaatatcagtttaagtgtacgctatatttagaatattttcactgctttaccttactgTTAGACAGCgatttccaacagggaacttAAGCCGTAACAtcactctctttaaagccagactccattgagataAACACTAATTTAACATCACtaaacacaggagttgctggtctacagctgccgtgatcagttagtttgtttgtgtaattttgTGACTTTGGGGTTTTAAAGGTTTAGTTTGGActcactaaagtcacacaataacaaacaatcTAACTGATCGGGGCAGCCGTGGATCAGCAACTCCTGTattcagcaagctaaaattactgtttttgtcagtggagtctggctttgaagagagtgacgtaatggcttcagttccccgcCAAAAACGCACTATTTtacggcaaggtaaagcagttaaaatattataatatacctgttaatattattttttaggtgggacttttttaggtTTATAAAACAAGTATTGTTTGTGcacccatccacagcagtacatcgtTTAGCTTCCAtggcagtactcctgcctgcttctccaaagcGGGGGTGTATTGATTGACagctactgtaggtaatacagtGCCCATGGATAAATATCTCATACAACCTCACTTCACAAGATTCATACTATCTCTTTAACCACGTAAGCATCATGTTATaatgtgtttgctttcctcagGAGGGCAGGGTCGACCCTCAGCCCAGCCGATGAACGATGATCCTGAACCCTGGGGCTTCAGAGGAGGCCTCTCTGGAGAGTTCCAGGTAACGTCATCTAAAGACTGTGACATATTTGGTCATTTAGGCCACATTAAAGCTACCATTTCTCCCATTAATCACTATGTGTCAAGCATCCATCAATATGTTGAGTATGATTATTCCCGTACTTGTAGAGAATGCTGCCATGTCATGGAAACAGGGACCTGTACAGACATCCTCCCATGACGGCGGTCTACTGCATACGGTCGTACTGCCCTGAGGATAAGGTTAGGATTTCAGCTCTTCAGACATTGTGATCATTTTTTGGCTAAAATTCAGTAGTGAtgttacagttttgttttctgcaCTAGATGGCGGTGGAAAGGATTTTCACAGAGATGAAGAGCGCAGGAGACGGCAGAGTCCCCTTGATGATGCAGCCTCCACTTATCTGCGACAGGTGAGTCAGATTTCACTCTGGAGTGTTCATGCTTTTATACTCAAGTCCTAACATTCCCTCTGTCCCCACTGCAGCCTGTCAACAGGTGAGATCTCCCCTTCCCCTCAGTGTGGTCTTGTTCTGGAGGATGAGATTGGGGTGTGTGGTTACGCCCTGGCGCTCACTGATGCCAAACCAGCTGCAGCCAAGATTCAGGTAATCAGCGTTTGAGTAGTTTCCAAAATACCAGATGAAGATACAGTGCgttacttgttttgttttatctcaaacctccagagggcagtaAGTGACTCAGTGTTGAAGGACTTCCCCTCCCTGGTTACCATACAAGTGCTGCCCCGGGTCACTGATCCTTCTCCAGCCAAGCGTATGATTGGTCAGCTGTTGTCCTCCATCAGGAGCAGTGGTAGGTCAAGGCCTCTGATAATTCTTAGATGAGCCTCATGAAACTGGCCCGTAATCAATTCATAAACTCAGGTTTAACAGGCTGCATATTCTCCACAAGGAGGCGCTGCTCAGTCAGTCACAGCAGCTCCACACCTGCCAACTCCTGCTAGCAGCGTCTGTTTATTCATGCACATGTAGGCATATTGGGGTCATTTAAAACTCATAGTTTTCAATTAttatattcttattcttatatGCTTCATCAGTTCTGAATCCTCATGCACCACAGCTGTGCAATGAGAGTATCAGCTGGTTTTGTGAGCTTTGCATCTATGAATCTGCACGACTTTGTACAAGTATCAATGAATTCCATTTTGAAGCACAATCCTTGAAATTTCAAACATcttctttatttccttttcCCCAACTTTCAAGGTTCCAGAGGAGCGTTCTGTGAGTTGAGGCAGAGTGATCGCAGGATGCTTGACTTCTACACTAAACTGGGCTCCTTCAAACCCATACAAATCGCCGGACTACCTGAAGGCATCCTCACTATGGGGACAAGCCTGTGAACAAGATCGATCACAAGGATTTTCCTCAGGTTTGAAATGTTGAGAGATGAAACTGTGACTAATTGCTAACTTTGCATCATGTCAAACTAAACTCCATCATCATTTCTGATCAGTTAATATCATTTGATATGATTTGTGTAATCTAGTAACCATCACCATTCGCCAGTATCCTCCTACAAAGCTGTAACAATAGTCGAGGGAACGTTAAATGAAATCTGAGTAACAGATGTGTAATGCAAAATACTACTGATTTTGTAgacattaatattttaaaatgtaaagtgattatttttgagataaatttgttgttttaaccCAGCACAATAAAaacgttaaaaaaaatgttctgaTTTGTTGCATCTGACACTTCACAGTTGGcgacattaaaaacaagacgtatacacaacaaaacattcaaacaagataatttatttctttgtattttgaGAGGGTACAAAATGAATATATGAATGGttactgtttaaataaaatagCTGGTGTTTCAATTATTCTCTGGCTTAAGAAACTAATGATATTCAGTCTATTAAAATGTGTGAGAACCATTTGTGGACCTGCTCAGAAGAACTCATCACATGTGCTTTATGAATCAGAAGTTGATATGCATCCAGTAATTAGACCCATTACATCAATAGAAATCAAATAACAGAGACTTCAGTGTGTCTGAAATGAAGATAAAACATAATGCAATGAGTGAGTTTAATATTTCAAGTAACTGAAGGAcatttgtttctcttctttaaaatattttatcctgtttgttCCCCTGAGTGTCTGACCAGCAGAGTTCGGCTGCAGGAGAGGAGATCCACATTACCCGGGGCCAGATGCATAAATGATGTGTTTGCAAAAGAAATATGCTTACACCACATTAACCGGTACCTATAAAGGAAGAATGTGCGATAAGAATGTGCGCAACTCACACATTCTTCCAACCAGGCATACACACGTTTTTAGCTGAGCTAGTTTTGGGTGAAATGATAAGGAGGAGATTAAAAACAAGTTGAGAAACAGATAACATTTTTAGGTTATCACCATCACTGACTGTGATATCATTTTTGCAGTCTAAACAGCGCTCTGTAACATTTCAATCTAAGGCACAttcataaattaaattaagtgtttgagtGATGagttttgtcatcatttttattcacattCATCTCCGTTAGTGATTATTTGATATTGTCCTGTGAAGCACTTTATAAAGTCAGTTTCAACATGAGCGCTGTGAATGTATCACTGATCATCCTTCTGACGTTTAACAATAATGATGATTGAGATTTTACCGTGATGATGGTTTGCAGATATGTGATCAATTGGTGAAACAGAAGCTACAAATATCCACAGCTGTGTGTATTGACAGCCGCGCTGCTACCATTAGAGGCCCTCACTGATGCGACAGTTCATGAAATTGCACTTTCTTTATCGTGCGTCTTATTTACAAGTCTAATGACTGGTGGTATAGATatgcaaacagatgtttaaGGGCATTTCTACAAGCATTTATGGCGAACTGTGGGTGTGGAAATCAGGCTTGTGCATGTGCCACAATCATCAAGATTTAGAGAACAGGATCAGGTGTCGCACAGCTTTATAAATCGGACGAAAATAATGCATGTGCACATT from Epinephelus fuscoguttatus linkage group LG3, E.fuscoguttatus.final_Chr_v1 includes:
- the ogal gene encoding protein O-GlcNAcase is translated as MSKPGSTGGRPHTGNKRFISGVVEGFYGRPWTMEQRTELFKREQKWGLNTYLYAPKDDYKHRMYWRDLYTAEEAEQLIALISAAKQHNVEFIYAISPGLDITFSNPKEAAALKRKLDQVKQFGCRSFSLLFDDIETEMCPADKQAFSSFAHAQVAITNAVYQHLGDPEYFLFCPTDYCAAFCTPTVSQSSYLHTVGEKLLPGIDILWTGPKVVSHKISVESIEEVSSVLKRPPVIWDNIHANDYDPQRLFLGPYKDRSTELIPKLRGVLTNPNCEFYPNFVAIHTLATWCKATPDGGQRDVEMAGDEEQDPFYSPQKALTLALTDWLQEFLSTDQPGGRPSTRLKKESSDEEPMQTDMGESSYIPGPGENPLYTAEPLTLDDLKLLSDLFYLPYEHGATARTMLQELDWLKTHSWDAAAETDKFSQSVEWRSRAQRFDDMCEAVVQMFNRLSNAPNRSILYDLYNYICDIKSGVGLARAYIKTLGGQGRPSAQPMNDDPEPWGFRGGLSGEFQRMLPCHGNRDLYRHPPMTAVYCIRSYCPEDKMAVERIFTEMKSAGDGRVPLMMQPPLICDSLSTGEISPSPQCGLVLEDEIGVCGYALALTDAKPAAAKIQRAVSDSVLKDFPSLVTIQVLPRVTDPSPAKRMIGQLLSSIRSSGSRGAFCELRQSDRRMLDFYTKLGSFKPIQIAGLPEGILTMGTSL